One stretch of Lottiidibacillus patelloidae DNA includes these proteins:
- a CDS encoding ABC transporter ATP-binding protein yields the protein MRKQLREPFQYEKIPLSEIKSPKKKKKKAKDTLGTLKRIWNYLSYKKAKLFLVLAMVIVSSVLGLLGPLLIGSAIDNYIVPQKTDGLLFILLLLAGVYVFFGVFVLLQNFVMIGVAQETIYRMRRDLFSHLQKLSLPFFDKRQHGELMSRVTNDIDNISSTLNSSVIQIFSSILTLIGTVSIMFWLSPLLTLITMTIVPLIFVGIKWITRRTQYIFKQTQGHLGDLNGFIEESISGQKVIKSFSQEEQVITTFKDKSNNLKKTAFWAQTYSGFIPKVMNFLNNMSFTIIAAIGGLLAIKGFVSIGTMVIFTEYSRQFTRPINDLANQFNTLLSAVAGAERVFDVLDEKCEEEKDVANEIHELKGEVHFQNASFSYENGEKTIKNVSFHVAEGETVALVGPTGAGKTTIINLLARFYDLENGKITLDGTNIVELKRESLRQQMGFVLQESFLFEGTIRENIRYGKFDASDEEVISAAKDANAHSFIMKLPDKYDTILKQDGSGISQGQKQLLSIARAILANPSLLLLDEATSSIDTVTEVKIQEALARLMEGRTSFVIAHRLNTVRNADQILVLNSGEVIEQGAHDVLIKNRGFYADLYESQFKKERFV from the coding sequence GTGCGCAAACAACTACGTGAACCTTTCCAATATGAAAAAATTCCTTTAAGTGAGATTAAATCACCAAAGAAAAAGAAGAAAAAAGCTAAAGACACGCTCGGTACTTTAAAGCGTATATGGAACTACTTATCATATAAAAAAGCTAAGTTATTTCTAGTACTTGCCATGGTAATTGTAAGTTCTGTCTTAGGTTTATTAGGCCCATTGTTAATTGGCTCAGCAATCGATAATTATATTGTTCCACAAAAAACAGATGGATTACTTTTCATCCTTTTGCTATTGGCAGGTGTTTATGTTTTTTTCGGTGTATTTGTATTACTGCAAAACTTTGTCATGATTGGCGTTGCCCAAGAGACAATTTATCGAATGCGCCGTGACTTATTTTCGCATTTACAAAAGCTATCTTTACCATTTTTTGATAAAAGGCAACATGGCGAGTTAATGAGCAGGGTAACAAATGATATTGATAACATTAGCTCGACGTTAAATAGCTCTGTAATACAAATTTTTTCTAGCATTTTGACGTTAATTGGAACAGTTTCAATTATGTTTTGGTTAAGTCCTCTGTTAACGCTAATTACTATGACTATTGTCCCGTTAATTTTTGTCGGTATAAAATGGATTACACGAAGAACACAATATATCTTTAAACAAACACAAGGCCATCTTGGAGACTTAAATGGGTTTATTGAAGAAAGTATATCTGGACAAAAAGTAATTAAGTCTTTTTCACAAGAAGAGCAAGTGATTACAACGTTTAAAGATAAAAGCAATAACTTAAAGAAAACAGCTTTTTGGGCACAAACATATTCTGGCTTTATTCCAAAAGTAATGAACTTCTTAAATAATATGAGCTTTACCATCATTGCGGCAATTGGGGGATTATTAGCAATAAAAGGTTTTGTGTCAATTGGGACGATGGTTATTTTTACTGAGTATTCACGCCAATTTACAAGGCCAATCAATGATTTAGCAAATCAGTTCAATACGCTCCTTTCCGCAGTAGCAGGGGCAGAGCGAGTATTTGATGTTCTAGATGAAAAGTGTGAGGAAGAAAAAGATGTGGCAAATGAGATACATGAACTTAAAGGTGAAGTTCACTTTCAAAATGCTTCATTCTCCTATGAAAATGGCGAAAAAACAATAAAAAATGTTAGTTTTCATGTTGCTGAAGGGGAAACAGTAGCACTTGTTGGCCCAACTGGAGCTGGGAAAACGACAATTATTAACTTACTAGCACGTTTTTATGATTTAGAAAATGGGAAAATAACCCTTGATGGTACTAATATTGTGGAATTAAAGCGTGAAAGCCTTCGTCAGCAAATGGGCTTCGTCTTACAAGAGTCATTCTTGTTTGAAGGAACAATCCGCGAAAATATTCGCTATGGGAAATTCGACGCATCGGATGAGGAGGTAATTTCCGCTGCAAAAGATGCTAATGCACATTCGTTTATTATGAAATTACCTGACAAATATGACACGATATTAAAACAAGATGGAAGTGGAATTAGCCAAGGGCAAAAGCAGCTGCTTTCCATTGCGCGGGCAATATTAGCTAATCCGTCACTACTTTTGTTGGATGAAGCAACAAGTAGTATTGATACAGTGACGGAAGTAAAGATACAAGAAGCACTAGCTCGATTAATGGAAGGGAGAACAAGCTTTGTCATTGCTCATCGCTTAAATACTGTTAGAAATGCCGACCAAATTCTCGTACTAAATAGTGGGGAAGTTATTGAGCAGGGAGCACATGATGTACTAATAAAAAATCGTGGTTTTTATGCGGATCTTTATGAAAGTCAATTTAAGAAGGAAAGGTTCGTGTAA
- a CDS encoding DMT family transporter, translating into MAWISLIFAGLCEVFGVVMINKLHKDRNWLSLVLLILGFGASFLFLAYAMKSLPMGTAYSIWTGIGASGGTILGMLLYGESKDWKRLVFIAMVLFAAIGLKLVS; encoded by the coding sequence ATGGCATGGATTTCTTTAATCTTTGCGGGTTTATGTGAAGTGTTTGGTGTTGTTATGATAAATAAATTGCACAAGGACCGTAATTGGCTATCATTAGTTCTATTAATTCTCGGTTTTGGAGCAAGCTTTCTATTTCTTGCTTATGCAATGAAATCATTACCTATGGGAACAGCTTATTCAATTTGGACAGGAATTGGTGCGTCTGGCGGTACTATATTAGGAATGCTTTTATATGGCGAATCAAAAGACTGGAAAAGACTAGTTTTCATAGCTATGGTTTTATTTGCTGCAATAGGTCTAAAACTCGTCTCATAA
- a CDS encoding DMT family transporter translates to MNINWIKVFVAAFFEVLWVIGLKHSDDFWSWTGTVISIIISFYVMIMAGRKLPVGTVYAIFVGLGTAGTVLSETLFFGEPFKVEKALLILLLLTGVVGLKIVTKGNVQKGFES, encoded by the coding sequence ATGAATATAAACTGGATTAAAGTATTTGTTGCTGCTTTCTTTGAAGTTTTGTGGGTTATTGGCTTAAAACATTCTGATGACTTTTGGTCTTGGACTGGAACAGTTATTTCTATTATTATCAGCTTTTATGTAATGATTATGGCAGGACGGAAACTCCCTGTGGGAACTGTATATGCAATTTTTGTTGGATTAGGTACAGCAGGAACTGTCCTTTCTGAAACTCTATTCTTTGGCGAGCCATTTAAAGTGGAAAAGGCACTCTTGATTTTACTTTTATTAACAGGCGTAGTTGGCTTGAAAATAGTTACAAAAGGTAATGTTCAAAAGGGGTTTGAATCCTAA
- a CDS encoding ABC transporter ATP-binding protein — MLKVLSFLKPYKIHVSVALFFMLTELAVELSQPLLMAKIIDDGIVQRDMNTVIVWGSVMVGISLIAFASGIINSFYAAHVSQGLGYDLRVRLYEKIQSFAFANFNTYPTSSLITRMTNDVMQIQQTMFMSLRIMMRAPLLIIGGLVMALLVNSKLAISILISVPLLFFFLIWVLRKGSKLYTSVQKRLDKVNSVMRENLFAIRLIKALVTRKHEGKRFNRANEDLKEKTVRALRLMEATTPILMVVMNFSIIVILWFGNFGVTNGSIQVGEVVAIINYTTRITAAMSIFSWIIMAFSRAKASSARIVEVIDEEVHLVDKKYANDKWQVRHGKVEFRNVTFQYPQADSAAIEKLSFVAEPLHTVAILGATGSGKTSLMQLIPRLYDVNSGAIFIDDTSIDRYKLKHLRSKVGVVPQEAMLFSGTIKENIAMGKEHATFEEIRAAAKSAQIHETIEKFPNGYETVLGQKGVNLSGGQKQRLSIARALVRKPKILLLDDSTSALDLKTEGKLLEAVKQYECTTIIVTQKISTAMEADTILLLEDGKLLTSGSHDVLIRNSELYQKIYASQFGEEELQRAQTTT; from the coding sequence ATGTTGAAAGTATTATCATTTTTAAAACCATATAAAATTCACGTGAGTGTCGCGTTATTTTTTATGTTAACTGAACTTGCAGTGGAGTTGTCACAGCCGTTACTAATGGCAAAAATAATTGATGATGGAATAGTACAAAGAGATATGAACACTGTCATTGTTTGGGGTAGTGTAATGGTTGGTATCTCACTTATTGCCTTTGCCTCGGGGATCATTAATTCTTTTTATGCCGCTCATGTAAGCCAAGGGTTAGGCTATGACTTACGAGTTAGATTATATGAAAAAATTCAGTCGTTTGCGTTTGCAAACTTTAATACATACCCAACATCTTCTTTAATTACGAGAATGACGAATGACGTCATGCAAATCCAGCAAACAATGTTCATGAGTTTACGTATTATGATGCGTGCACCACTCTTAATTATCGGTGGATTAGTTATGGCCCTACTAGTAAACAGTAAGCTTGCTATAAGTATTTTAATATCTGTCCCGCTGTTATTTTTCTTTTTAATATGGGTGCTTAGAAAAGGTAGTAAATTATATACAAGCGTGCAAAAAAGATTAGATAAAGTGAATAGTGTGATGCGTGAAAACTTGTTTGCCATTCGCCTCATAAAAGCACTTGTGACAAGAAAACATGAAGGTAAGCGATTTAACAGAGCGAATGAAGACTTAAAAGAAAAAACAGTCCGTGCCCTGCGCTTAATGGAAGCAACAACGCCGATTTTAATGGTCGTTATGAACTTCAGTATTATTGTCATTTTATGGTTTGGTAATTTTGGAGTGACAAATGGATCAATCCAAGTAGGTGAAGTAGTCGCTATCATAAATTATACGACTAGAATTACAGCGGCAATGTCCATTTTTTCATGGATTATTATGGCCTTCTCGAGAGCAAAAGCATCTTCAGCTAGAATAGTTGAAGTGATAGATGAAGAAGTCCATTTAGTAGATAAAAAATATGCAAATGATAAGTGGCAAGTTCGACACGGGAAGGTTGAATTTAGAAATGTTACCTTCCAGTATCCACAAGCTGATTCTGCGGCAATAGAAAAGTTGTCTTTTGTTGCAGAGCCTTTGCACACGGTAGCAATTTTAGGAGCGACAGGATCAGGGAAAACGTCTCTGATGCAATTAATACCACGTTTATATGATGTAAATAGTGGGGCAATTTTCATCGATGATACTTCAATAGATCGATACAAATTAAAGCATTTACGGAGCAAAGTCGGTGTTGTTCCTCAAGAAGCGATGCTCTTTTCGGGGACAATTAAAGAAAATATTGCAATGGGTAAAGAACATGCAACGTTCGAAGAAATTAGAGCAGCAGCGAAAAGTGCCCAAATACATGAAACAATTGAAAAGTTTCCGAATGGCTATGAAACAGTTCTTGGCCAAAAAGGTGTTAACTTATCAGGTGGTCAAAAGCAAAGGCTTTCGATTGCAAGAGCGCTTGTCCGTAAACCAAAAATTCTTCTACTTGATGATAGTACGAGTGCTTTAGATTTGAAAACAGAGGGAAAACTTCTCGAGGCAGTGAAGCAATACGAATGTACAACAATCATTGTTACGCAAAAAATTAGCACAGCAATGGAAGCAGATACGATTCTTCTTTTAGAAGACGGGAAATTATTAACTAGTGGTAGTCACGATGTATTAATTAGGAACTCTGAGTTATATCAGAAAATATATGCTTCACAATTTGGAGAGGAGGAATTACAACGTGCGCAAACAACTACGTGA
- a CDS encoding sensor histidine kinase → MRDFNQVPKLKSYYFVISIVITLVFLGWILASTRIETISFPYILHTIVIFAIAVLLVIFPKYETRLVRISLVSFSSFYFYMLFIFYPETFTTFIFICLIPGLAILFYHRGLFYWLLGFNIVLFHLLLAYIYVTDKGTLYPYIYDDIIGAIFNFLGSQSMLYFIFYFSQNRIEQQKMYYQQMQQAERLKTTGELAAAVAHEIRNPITVVKGLLHLHNEGDEFADKKKEHFPLMLNELETAETVISDFLSLAKPSEAEKELLNVKSALLNVIDLLNSYALMDTVEIVLDIDDDFYISSTLIEFKQVFINLLKNAIEASNQGDTIKIRVRKQHKNIKIVIKDTGEGMTKSELKALGTPFYSLKSKGTGLGLMICFNIIKKYNGTISFHSEKGVGTLVKVTFPSV, encoded by the coding sequence ATGAGAGACTTTAATCAAGTACCAAAATTAAAAAGTTATTACTTTGTAATTAGTATTGTTATAACCTTAGTTTTCCTTGGGTGGATACTTGCGTCAACACGTATAGAAACAATAAGTTTTCCTTATATTCTTCATACTATTGTTATTTTTGCAATTGCTGTTTTGCTCGTTATTTTCCCGAAGTATGAAACAAGACTAGTTCGAATTTCATTAGTTTCTTTTTCATCTTTCTATTTTTATATGCTTTTTATTTTTTATCCCGAAACTTTTACAACATTTATTTTTATCTGCTTAATTCCAGGTCTTGCTATCTTATTCTACCATCGTGGATTGTTTTATTGGTTATTAGGGTTCAACATCGTATTGTTTCACTTATTACTTGCTTACATATATGTAACCGATAAAGGAACGCTATATCCATACATTTATGATGACATCATTGGGGCCATTTTCAACTTTCTCGGAAGCCAATCAATGCTTTATTTTATCTTTTACTTTTCGCAAAATAGAATTGAGCAACAAAAAATGTACTATCAACAAATGCAGCAAGCTGAGCGTCTAAAAACAACCGGAGAACTCGCTGCGGCAGTAGCCCATGAAATAAGAAATCCGATTACCGTAGTAAAAGGACTACTACATCTTCATAATGAAGGTGATGAGTTTGCCGATAAGAAAAAAGAACATTTCCCGTTAATGTTAAACGAACTTGAAACAGCGGAAACAGTTATATCAGATTTTTTATCATTAGCTAAACCGAGTGAAGCTGAAAAAGAATTGCTGAATGTGAAATCTGCTTTATTAAATGTCATTGATTTATTAAACTCATACGCACTAATGGATACGGTAGAGATAGTATTGGATATTGATGATGATTTTTATATTTCAAGTACTTTAATTGAATTCAAGCAAGTATTTATTAACTTATTAAAGAATGCAATTGAAGCTTCAAACCAGGGCGATACAATAAAAATAAGAGTTCGCAAGCAACATAAGAATATAAAAATTGTTATAAAAGACACAGGTGAAGGTATGACTAAATCAGAATTAAAAGCGCTAGGCACGCCATTTTACTCTTTGAAAAGTAAAGGAACCGGTCTTGGTTTAATGATTTGTTTTAACATCATCAAAAAATATAATGGAACAATTTCTTTTCATAGTGAAAAAGGCGTAGGGACATTAGTCAAAGTGACCTTCCCTAGTGTATAA
- a CDS encoding DEAD/DEAH box helicase, producing MTTFKHLGINEKLTNKMKSNGFVTPTPIQEQTIPLILEGKDVIAQSQTGTGKTLAFLLPIVEKINVEESFVQAVIVTPTRELAIQITAELKKIKDDDINVLAIYGGQDVERQIKKLSGGVHIVVATPGRMLDHLRRGTLQLKQVSMFVLDEADQMLHIGFLPDVENILAETGPNRQTMLFSATLSQQVQSLAKRYLTNPVVIKMKTENITLKDIEQYVYETTDRAKQRSLVHILEQHNPFLAVIFCRTIVRAIKLNDALKAAGYNCDVLHGDLSQAKREQVMKRFRKADLQYLIATDVAARGLDVEGVTHVFNYDIPEDAESYIHRIGRTGRAGDHGLAITFLTDKDRHYMTLIEEGIEMELEKREIDQSLLPKDNTHGKEKISDKKQRNKPKFDGKSRREQSGRGRR from the coding sequence ATGACAACATTTAAACATTTAGGTATTAATGAAAAACTAACTAATAAAATGAAAAGCAATGGCTTTGTGACACCTACACCGATTCAAGAACAAACTATTCCCTTAATCCTAGAAGGAAAAGATGTTATTGCACAATCACAAACGGGTACTGGAAAAACATTAGCTTTTTTGCTTCCAATCGTTGAGAAAATAAATGTAGAAGAAAGCTTTGTCCAAGCAGTAATCGTTACTCCTACAAGAGAGCTTGCAATCCAAATTACAGCCGAGTTAAAAAAGATAAAAGATGACGATATTAATGTTCTTGCTATCTATGGCGGTCAAGATGTCGAAAGACAAATAAAGAAGCTAAGCGGAGGCGTGCATATCGTCGTAGCTACACCAGGGAGAATGCTCGATCATTTAAGACGAGGTACGCTTCAATTAAAACAAGTTTCTATGTTCGTATTAGATGAAGCTGACCAAATGCTACACATCGGTTTTTTACCTGATGTTGAAAACATTCTTGCTGAAACAGGACCAAATCGACAAACAATGTTATTCTCTGCAACTCTTTCGCAACAAGTACAGTCACTTGCTAAACGATATTTAACAAATCCTGTAGTTATAAAAATGAAAACAGAAAACATTACTTTGAAAGATATTGAACAATATGTCTATGAGACGACTGATCGAGCTAAACAAAGAAGTCTTGTTCATATCCTTGAACAACATAATCCATTTCTAGCAGTTATCTTTTGCCGAACAATTGTAAGAGCAATCAAGCTAAATGATGCTTTAAAAGCGGCTGGCTATAATTGTGACGTCTTACACGGTGATTTATCGCAAGCGAAACGTGAACAAGTGATGAAGCGTTTCCGTAAAGCCGATCTACAATATTTAATTGCAACCGATGTTGCCGCTCGCGGACTTGATGTTGAAGGGGTAACGCATGTCTTTAACTATGACATTCCTGAAGATGCCGAAAGCTACATCCACCGAATTGGCCGAACGGGTAGAGCTGGTGACCATGGTTTAGCAATTACATTTCTCACAGATAAAGACCGTCATTATATGACACTTATCGAAGAAGGTATTGAAATGGAGTTGGAAAAGCGAGAAATCGATCAAAGTTTACTACCGAAAGACAATACGCATGGCAAGGAAAAAATTAGCGATAAAAAGCAACGTAACAAACCAAAGTTTGACGGGAAAAGCCGCCGTGAGCAAAGTGGTCGCGGCAGACGTTAA
- a CDS encoding sensor domain-containing diguanylate cyclase produces the protein MDKSQIMRFFIVVISIAVAILFIFSHLSNEERKIPKAKLGVLDLAEWSFAEDGPINLYGEWSFYWKQHVNPNTINSHIDSANYIEVPSQWSAQEMHESKGYATYQLIVESIPQSTRYGLKIYNIPSSFEVYINGNKVGGNGEVGRNKYDEKPAYGPKYFFFQLDSYDSAEIVIHTSNFHYRSGGIRGVVQFGTTDQLLALKEDRLSFQLIMIGGLFLLGLYHLSIFIYRRKEITSLFFGFFCLCMALRALLVGEAYFVKVFPNVPYVLHIKIIYLSLYAAVPLLIWFFYYLIKGYVSLLYTHILSTISLFFCLIVVFMPIEIFTRSIKFFYFFILLIIVYYLYQIIKAVAKGKPGFVFLSLSAVFLSYATVRDIIYYRKEIQDVELTSLGIFIFVIGLAFVTSGRLAQTFTTIEQAQIQLQQGKEQLEKKVEERTKELRIANQQLEKLSFVDGLTNIPNRRFFDNTLEKKWREADSSNKALSLLMVDIDNFKQINDTYGHLFGDECLKKIAKLLETETDAIGKFIARYGGEEFAIILDDFTDSEAERFAKRCLKVVQNVNISNIDNFTLTISIGVATLIPHKGNKKELIAMADEALYSAKHLGKNRLVVFGNDQLLQRKGDDQ, from the coding sequence GTGGATAAAAGTCAAATAATGCGTTTTTTTATAGTTGTTATAAGTATCGCAGTGGCTATCCTCTTTATATTTTCGCACCTTTCAAATGAGGAAAGAAAAATTCCGAAAGCAAAACTTGGTGTCCTAGACTTAGCCGAATGGTCATTTGCAGAAGATGGTCCAATTAATTTATACGGCGAGTGGAGCTTTTATTGGAAACAACACGTAAACCCTAATACAATAAATTCCCACATTGACAGCGCAAACTACATAGAAGTACCGAGCCAATGGTCGGCGCAAGAAATGCATGAATCGAAAGGGTATGCAACGTATCAGCTTATTGTTGAAAGTATACCCCAGTCTACTCGCTACGGTCTGAAAATTTACAATATTCCTTCTTCTTTCGAGGTATATATAAATGGAAATAAAGTAGGGGGAAATGGGGAAGTTGGCAGAAATAAATATGATGAAAAGCCAGCTTATGGACCTAAATATTTCTTTTTTCAGCTAGATAGCTATGATTCAGCTGAGATTGTGATACATACTTCAAATTTCCATTACCGTTCAGGTGGTATAAGAGGTGTAGTCCAATTTGGAACAACTGATCAATTATTAGCTTTGAAAGAAGATCGCTTAAGTTTTCAACTAATTATGATTGGTGGTTTATTTTTGCTCGGATTATATCATTTAAGTATCTTTATTTATCGGAGAAAAGAGATTACCTCGTTATTTTTTGGATTCTTTTGTTTATGTATGGCATTAAGAGCTTTACTAGTTGGAGAAGCATACTTTGTTAAAGTTTTTCCTAATGTTCCATATGTCTTACATATAAAAATAATATATTTATCTTTATATGCAGCAGTACCTTTACTGATTTGGTTTTTTTATTACTTGATTAAAGGGTATGTATCTTTACTTTATACTCACATTCTATCTACTATTTCATTATTCTTTTGCCTTATTGTTGTCTTTATGCCAATTGAAATATTTACAAGAAGCATAAAATTCTTTTATTTTTTTATTTTGCTTATCATTGTTTATTATTTATATCAAATTATCAAGGCTGTAGCGAAAGGAAAACCTGGGTTTGTTTTTCTTTCTTTAAGCGCTGTTTTCCTTTCATATGCTACTGTGCGAGATATCATCTATTATCGAAAAGAAATACAAGATGTTGAGTTAACATCATTAGGAATTTTTATTTTCGTCATTGGTTTAGCTTTCGTAACTTCTGGACGTTTGGCACAAACTTTTACTACTATTGAACAAGCACAAATTCAGTTGCAACAAGGAAAAGAACAGCTAGAAAAAAAGGTGGAAGAAAGAACTAAGGAATTAAGGATTGCTAATCAACAGCTAGAAAAATTATCGTTCGTCGATGGCTTAACAAATATTCCAAATAGACGATTTTTTGATAATACGCTTGAAAAGAAGTGGCGCGAAGCTGATAGTTCCAATAAAGCTTTATCACTTTTAATGGTTGATATCGATAACTTTAAACAAATAAATGATACATATGGTCACTTATTTGGAGATGAATGCTTAAAGAAAATAGCGAAATTACTTGAAACGGAAACGGATGCTATTGGTAAATTTATAGCACGATATGGCGGAGAAGAATTCGCAATAATATTAGATGATTTTACAGATAGTGAAGCTGAGCGTTTTGCTAAGCGATGTTTAAAGGTCGTTCAAAATGTAAATATATCAAATATAGACAATTTCACTTTAACAATTAGTATCGGTGTGGCTACCTTAATTCCACACAAAGGAAATAAAAAAGAGTTAATTGCAATGGCCGATGAAGCATTATACAGTGCTAAACATTTAGGTAAAAATCGTCTAGTCGTGTTCGGTAACGACCAATTACTTCAAAGAAAAGGAGATGATCAATAA
- a CDS encoding putative bifunctional diguanylate cyclase/phosphodiesterase: MNDMTYILIAVLLIFFFFCIIFFLEKLFYQQNKEKLYRFSTAVLATCILWFIYISILSSINIAQWEDFLSYKMLLYFVGSCMVLYITIEKVGKIERDMNTIKLLKLSLFMSVTFLGISYLPLIDILQIEEHLGLSIAFALVLMVTTIFLVMRVIQQMKIDMVINKRKLPLIFQLFIALLSGLAIIGWYYTFLYLFVEFNSSFFIVAEFISIFLLIATTIIYAEDQYKFKEEQLKRNNKRLSYLAYHDQMTNLPNRVKINEIIASLIEKNEKFALLFIDLDDFKFVNDLLSHKVGDILLVRITQRLKSLASEKDSVGRIGGDEFVLIKRDYKSREELEQFINDVQNYVTKTVTIDNYPINITPSIGIVEYPDNGEKVSDLLKSGDIALLQAKSKGRNAKHYFSNTKDQKTIDLISLREDLKLALERNQLEVYYQPQIDLKKDKVKGFEALLRWHHPKKGIVSPATFIPIAEETGIIAPIGEWVLREACKQVAKWNKEYNMEYRISVNLSLKQLYKSDFVAVVEEILKETQLPHSLLELEITESVAMADVNRTKLIFKRFHEIGVRLSLDDFGTGYSSLSFIQQFKISRIKIDKSFLKEITVDSDDYKIVSGILSMALQLNLLVTAEGIETIEQLDYIRENNCHEAQGFYFSKPMPPAEIEKKIMNI; this comes from the coding sequence ATGAATGATATGACATATATATTAATTGCAGTATTATTAATCTTTTTCTTTTTTTGTATCATCTTCTTTTTAGAGAAATTATTTTATCAGCAAAATAAAGAAAAGCTTTACCGTTTTTCTACTGCTGTTTTAGCAACCTGTATATTGTGGTTTATTTATATATCCATACTATCAAGTATAAATATTGCGCAATGGGAAGATTTCTTAAGCTATAAGATGCTTTTATACTTTGTTGGCTCTTGTATGGTTTTATATATAACAATAGAGAAAGTCGGCAAAATTGAAAGAGATATGAATACGATAAAACTATTAAAGTTAAGTTTATTTATGAGTGTAACGTTTTTAGGAATAAGTTACTTACCTTTAATCGATATCCTTCAAATTGAAGAACACTTAGGTCTTTCCATTGCCTTTGCACTTGTACTCATGGTGACGACTATTTTCTTAGTTATGCGAGTCATTCAACAAATGAAAATAGACATGGTTATTAATAAAAGAAAACTACCATTAATTTTTCAATTATTTATTGCTTTATTAAGTGGATTAGCTATTATCGGTTGGTATTATACCTTTTTATATTTATTTGTAGAATTTAATAGTAGTTTCTTTATCGTTGCTGAATTTATTTCTATCTTTTTATTAATAGCAACAACAATTATATATGCCGAAGATCAGTACAAATTTAAAGAAGAACAATTGAAAAGAAATAATAAGAGATTATCATATTTGGCATATCATGATCAGATGACTAATCTTCCAAACCGTGTAAAAATAAACGAAATTATTGCTAGTTTAATAGAAAAAAATGAAAAATTTGCACTGCTGTTCATTGATTTAGATGACTTTAAATTTGTTAATGATTTATTAAGTCATAAAGTTGGAGACATCTTATTAGTGAGAATAACACAAAGGCTTAAGAGTCTAGCTAGTGAGAAGGATAGTGTCGGTAGAATTGGTGGAGACGAATTTGTTTTAATTAAACGTGATTATAAAAGTAGAGAAGAGTTAGAACAATTTATCAATGACGTACAAAATTATGTAACTAAAACGGTAACAATCGATAACTACCCAATCAATATTACGCCAAGTATCGGAATTGTAGAATATCCTGATAATGGAGAGAAGGTAAGTGATCTATTAAAAAGTGGAGATATTGCCTTACTTCAAGCGAAGTCAAAAGGCCGAAATGCAAAACATTATTTCTCCAATACAAAGGATCAAAAGACGATCGACCTAATTAGTTTAAGAGAAGACTTAAAACTTGCACTAGAACGCAATCAACTTGAAGTTTACTACCAACCGCAAATAGATTTAAAGAAAGATAAAGTAAAAGGGTTTGAGGCGTTGCTACGTTGGCATCATCCGAAAAAAGGGATTGTCTCACCAGCTACATTTATTCCAATTGCTGAGGAGACTGGTATTATTGCCCCAATTGGAGAATGGGTATTACGGGAAGCGTGCAAGCAAGTAGCAAAATGGAATAAAGAATATAACATGGAATATCGAATATCAGTAAACTTGTCATTAAAACAACTTTATAAAAGTGATTTTGTCGCGGTTGTCGAAGAAATACTAAAAGAAACACAGCTACCTCATTCATTATTAGAGCTTGAAATTACTGAAAGTGTAGCGATGGCAGACGTCAATAGAACAAAATTAATTTTTAAAAGATTTCATGAAATTGGTGTGCGACTAAGTTTAGATGATTTTGGAACGGGATATAGCTCATTAAGTTTTATTCAACAATTTAAAATCTCACGAATTAAAATTGATAAGTCATTCTTAAAAGAAATTACAGTTGACAGTGATGATTATAAAATTGTTTCCGGAATTTTATCAATGGCACTTCAATTAAACTTATTAGTTACAGCTGAGGGAATTGAAACTATTGAACAACTAGATTATATTCGTGAAAATAACTGTCATGAAGCACAAGGTTTCTACTTTAGTAAGCCAATGCCGCCAGCAGAAATTGAAAAAAAAATAATGAATATATAG